GTGGCTGTTTGGCGGTGGGCTGTGATCCCACTCTCTCATCAACCGTCCAAAACGGCAGTTTCAGTCAAGCAATGGGTCGTTCGGAGTGACGCGAACACAGCCTCGCCGAGCGCGAGGCGTTTGCCCGTGCCCGCGCTCCCCATCACCCCAAGGTCGCCTGAGGTCCCATGAAGAAGACACCGAAAACGCCCAGCGCCCGCGAGACCCTCTTTTCCTACCTGCTGGGCGGCGACGACATCGCCGGCAAGAAGATCGTGGACCTGTTCGCCGGTGGCGGCGGCGTGTCGTGCGGCATCGAAATGGCCCTGGGCCGCAGCCCCGACGTGGCCATCAACCACGACCCCGAAGCCATCGCCATGCACCAGCACAACCACCCCCTCACCCGCCATTACCAGAGCGACGTGTTCGAGGTGGACCCCCACGAGGCCACGGGTGACGCCGAAGTCGCCCTCCTGTGGCTGTCGGCGGATTGCAAGCACCACAGCACCGCCAAAGGCGGCGCGCCCCTCGATCAGAACCTCCGCAGCCTGGCCTGGGTGGGTTGCAAGTGGGCGGGCAAGAAGAAGCCGGACGTCATCGTGCTGGAGAACGTCCCCGCCTTCCAGTCCTGGGGCCGCCTGATCGCCCGCCGCGCCCACCTCGGCCCGGACGGCAAGAAGCTCTCGCAAGTCCCCTGGCCGAACAAGCCCAAGCGGCGCGGGAAGGCCTGCCGCCGCTTCAAACGGGGCCAGCCCGCCCAGCGCCCCCCACGCGGCCCCATCGTGTACCAGCCGGACGGCCGCATGCAGCTGCACGCGGACAAGCGCTCCCGGTACGCCGGGAAGACCTTCCGGGCGTTCGTCAAGCACCTGCAGGGCCTAGGCTACGTCGTGGATTACCGCGAGTTGGTTGCGGCTGACTACGGGGTGCCCACAATCCGCAAGCGGTTCTTTCTGGTGGCCCGCCGCGACGGGAAGCCGATCTGCTGGCCCGAGCAGACCCACGCGGCCCCGAACGATCCCCGCGTGCTGTCTGGCCAGCTCCAACCCTGGCGCACGGCCGCCGAGATTATCGACTGGACCATTCCCACCATCAGCATCTTCCCTGGGCCTGGCGGGCGCCCCCGGCCGCTCAAGCCCAAGACGCTGCGGCGCATTGCGCTAGGCGTCGAGAAGTACACCCTCGGGCAGCGCGCCCCGTTTCTGGTGATGCTGGCCCACGGCGGCCACGATTCCCGGCAGCGAGGCGTAAACCAGCCCACCTGGACCGTGACGGGCGCCCACGATGGCACCAGCCTGGTGCAGCCCTACGTGGTGCCCCTGACGGCGGATAACCCCCCGATGCCCGCCGATGAGCCCTTGGCCACCGTGACAAGCGGGAACCGTCTGTACCTCGCGGCGCCGCACCTGACCAAGTTCCGTGAAGGCAGCGTCGGCACAGCGGCTACCGCACCGCTGGACACGGTGACGGCTGGGGGGCAGCCGGCCCGCCCAGGAACCGGCAACGTGCATGGGGTGGTCGCCGCGCACCTCGCGCACTACCACGGGGAGAAAGACACGCCAGCCACGCGGGGACAGGAGCTGGACGTACCCCTGGCCACGGTGCCGGCCAGTAACTGTCACAGCCTGGTCAGTGTCTCGCTGATGCGCAACAACGACGGCGGGCTGGACCCGAGATACGCCAGTTATGCGGCCGACGTGCCCGTGAAGACCGTCATGGCCAGCGGTGGCCCGCAGTCGCTCGTGAGTGCAGCGCTGGTGCAGTACAACGGCACAGCAGATGCCAAACCCTTAGACGAGCCCTTGCCGACCACCTGCACGGTGGACCGCTTTGGGCTGATGGCCGCGAGTGTGCTGCGGATTGACAACCAGGGCTGGTGTGAGCGGGCGGTGGTCCCAGCAGACGAGCCGCTGCGCACCGTGACCACCAAGAACGGGCACGCGCTGATGACCGCGCAGGTGCTGCGCCAGTACGGCAGCAGCGACGCCCGGCCGGTCACGGCGCCCGTAGGCAGCCTGACGGCGGGCGCCACCAAAGACGGCCTGATTACGACGCACCTGCTGCCGGCCTTCACGCCGGAGGTGGAGGGCATGGCCCAGCGGGTATACGCCTTCCTGATGGAGTACGCGCCGCAGGCCCTGGCGCACGTGCCCGCAGAGGACCGGGCCCGGCAGCTGGTGACGCTGGTGGTGAACGGGGAGCGGTTCGTGATCTGGGACATCGGCATGCGGATGCTGGTGCCTCGGGAGTTGTACCGCTCGCACGCCTTTCCTGAGGAGTACGTCATTGACTTCAGCGTGAAGGGGAGGCCGCTGGCGAATGACGCGCAGGTGCGGATGTGCGGCGACAGTGTGCCCCCCAAGCTCGTGGCCGCCGTGATTGGCGCTCAGTTTGGGCAGGCCATGCCCCAGGCCGCCGACTAAGCCCCTCATCCCTGGGGCTGGCCGGTGCGCTGGCCCCTGCTTTGTTCTGGAGGAACAGATGACCACGACACCACCGTCTGCCCGAGGCATCACGTTCGGCGATCACATGGTGCGCGCGCTACTCGCTGGCAAGAAGACCGTCACCCGCCGCCTACTGACGGTGCAGCCACCCACGCTGCCTGAGGACGGGTACGCCTACCCGCACTACTGGGGCGCCGTAGGGACCTACTCCGGTGTGGATGAGCCCCGCCACTTCTGGACGAACCGGCCACCAGAGGCCGACAACTTCGAGGACGAAGCGGCGGCCCAGGACGCCTTTGAGGATGAAACGCTGTTCTGGCCTGGCGAAGACCCGCACGTCATCTCGCCGGCTGATGAGGGCGTGTATGGACCTAGTGGCCTGGAATCACCCTTTGGCAGCGAGCGGAACTGCATCAAGCCTGCGGCGCGCCTCTACGTCCGCGAGGCCTGGCGCGTGGGCAGTTGGGACGAGGGCGTGATTGCGGTGGACTACCGGGCCGATGGGCACGCCCGCCGGGAGTGGCTGCCGCTGCCGGATGACCAGTGGCTGCGCCTGGCCCATCAGAGTGCAGATGACTGCGAGAAGGCGAGCCTGACGATGGATGCCAAAGGCCGGTACCACTGGCCCTTGGGTGAAGCGCCCACGCGCTGGCGCCTGCCGCGTTACATGCCCAGGGTGGCCAGCCGGCTGACGCTCGAAGTGACCGACGTGTGGCCCGAACGGCTGCACGCTGTGACCGAGGATGAGGCGATCAGCGAGGGCATGACCAGCCTGCCGGACGCGTGGCTGGCGAAGCACTGGCCCGAGTGGTGGGCGGAGCACGAACGGGTGCGGGCGCACAACGCGCGGCTGACCGCCGATGGGGCGCGGTTTGGCTTCACGCGCATGCCGCTGGGCCCGTCTCCTCTGGCGCGCTTTAAGGCACTCTGGGGTGAGCTGCACACGGCGCCGGGCACCGACTGGGCCAGTAACCCCTGGGTGTGGCGCGTGGGCGTCCGGGTGGTGGCCCCATGAGCCGCCGCAGTCAGGTCCTGCCCAGCTTGCGGGTGTTGGAGCGAGGCACGCTGGCCGATCTGCTGACCCGAGACCGGCGCCTCTGGCGGACCCGGATTCGCGAGCGCACCCGCGTGAACATCAGCGACCAGGCCTACGGGGCGGCGCGCAATGCCCTGGCCAGTCGGCTCAAGGGCTTACGAGAGACGCATCACCGAATCATGGGTCAGCACTGGAAGGCAGGGCGGCTCTCAGCCTTCTGGCAGGCCTACCGACAGGGCGTCCACGCCATGTGCATGGTCGCAGGCCTGCACCTGGCCAGTCGGCGCCGCGCTGGCAAGGGTGGGGCACGATGACCGCCCCGATCCGTGGCCTGACCCTGACCCACCCGTGGGCCTATTGCGTGGCGAAGTGCGCCAAAGACGTCGAGAATCGCCGCTGGCCCCCAGAGCGCCAGGGCGGGCGCGTGGGCATGTTCCTGGCGATTCATGGGGGCGTGGTGCCGGGGAAGGGGAGCGGCAAGCGGGAAGAAGCCCGGCTGGACCTGGCCGGAGCACTGGAGATCATGGAACGGCTGGGACAACCCGTGCCCTTCACGGCCGAGCAGCGGCTGGCGCTGAGCATGGGACTGCATGTAGAGGGAGAAGAGCGGTACTTCGTGCCAGGCATTGTGGCGGTCGCGCAGCTGGCGGCCGTGACGCAGGCCAGCACGAGTGCGTGGGCGGCACGGAGGCAATACCACTGGCTGCTGGCGGACGTGCTGACGCTGCCCGAGCCGATTCCGCATAAGGGGGCGCAGGGGCTGTGGTCGCTGGAACCGGAGAAGCTGACGAAGGTGCGGGCGGCGTGGAAGGCGAGGAAATGTCAGTTGTAGTATTTGTGCATAAGACTTGAGCAAGCCCACACTTTACAGCTGTTCAAATTGATTACGTCGTTGGCTGAATCAAACGATATGTGTAATATCTTAAGAGAGATCAGAGAGCGCAAATCTAAATTCCGAGGTGTTCAATATATGAATAGTACTTATACGGTAGAATTGCCAGTTTTGGTCGCAATCATCGGTTTTACAGGAGTAATAATTGCGGCTTTGTTAAATATTTTAAACAAATATTTGGAGCTATCTATTATAAGAAAGAAAGAAATATTGAACGAGAAACTCAAAGAGATCTCAAATATCCGCTCGCTTTTAGCAGATGCATTTAAAAATTCGAGTCAGCTGGGAATTTCCCTAAGAATGGCCAAAATAGATGAGTATATTAATGAAAATATTGAAAGAGTCAAAAAAATGCCAGTCCTAATGTCACAAGAAGACCTATCAGCGGCTAACGTAATAATGAAAGAATTTTTCGAAGGTTTAAATAAGTTTGCAGAGACGAAAAGCCCTATGCGAATGGAAAACACTGTGAAGGGACTAGACATTATGCTTGCGGCAACCCCATGGATTATATCCCATAA
The nucleotide sequence above comes from Deinococcus betulae. Encoded proteins:
- a CDS encoding DNA cytosine methyltransferase, whose translation is MKKTPKTPSARETLFSYLLGGDDIAGKKIVDLFAGGGGVSCGIEMALGRSPDVAINHDPEAIAMHQHNHPLTRHYQSDVFEVDPHEATGDAEVALLWLSADCKHHSTAKGGAPLDQNLRSLAWVGCKWAGKKKPDVIVLENVPAFQSWGRLIARRAHLGPDGKKLSQVPWPNKPKRRGKACRRFKRGQPAQRPPRGPIVYQPDGRMQLHADKRSRYAGKTFRAFVKHLQGLGYVVDYRELVAADYGVPTIRKRFFLVARRDGKPICWPEQTHAAPNDPRVLSGQLQPWRTAAEIIDWTIPTISIFPGPGGRPRPLKPKTLRRIALGVEKYTLGQRAPFLVMLAHGGHDSRQRGVNQPTWTVTGAHDGTSLVQPYVVPLTADNPPMPADEPLATVTSGNRLYLAAPHLTKFREGSVGTAATAPLDTVTAGGQPARPGTGNVHGVVAAHLAHYHGEKDTPATRGQELDVPLATVPASNCHSLVSVSLMRNNDGGLDPRYASYAADVPVKTVMASGGPQSLVSAALVQYNGTADAKPLDEPLPTTCTVDRFGLMAASVLRIDNQGWCERAVVPADEPLRTVTTKNGHALMTAQVLRQYGSSDARPVTAPVGSLTAGATKDGLITTHLLPAFTPEVEGMAQRVYAFLMEYAPQALAHVPAEDRARQLVTLVVNGERFVIWDIGMRMLVPRELYRSHAFPEEYVIDFSVKGRPLANDAQVRMCGDSVPPKLVAAVIGAQFGQAMPQAAD